From Camelina sativa cultivar DH55 chromosome 20, Cs, whole genome shotgun sequence, the proteins below share one genomic window:
- the LOC104771007 gene encoding F-box protein At5g25290-like, whose product MATPTSTSSRWSELPDDILKSVFERLRFVDFHRAKIVCPNWYLCSKQTLPRKKTSPLLIMFPKGGECALYNPEEARVYKTKRDLSKIRFLANSGNWFLILDSKSNLYIIDLFSEKTINLPPLESIKGDQYNLERVGDKEFKEVGIREVIQKSKNLRGLLWVDEKKEEYVVVWYFHISQKHMIEYIAVCKNGEDHYREILTRLGLQQVIYDMVLLPFGDSLYVSTTNGYVHKLDLYGQEGLLEDISFLRPPYPSSDDKTVLSNNIAVTVSGEVLLVQRIFYQLKGQNIFRLYKKDPIHKRMPLVKVDSLGDEAMLLDLGITVPADRNLGIEPNSIYFTRHDRACKRGWGTLHLDICVFNLATKKIKCFPWPSLSKLKLKDARWFLPS is encoded by the coding sequence atggCGACTCCTACTTCTACCTCTAGCCGCTGGTCAGAGCTCCCTGACGACATCTTGAAATCAGTCTTCGAAcgtttgaggtttgttgatttCCACCGCGCTAAGATCGTGTGTCCGAATTGGTATCTGTGTTCGAAACAAACTTTGCCTAGAAAAAAGACGTCTCCATTGCTGATTATGTTTCCAAAGGGAGGTGAGTGTGCTCTGTACAACCCCGAGGAAGCTAGGGTTTACAAAACGAAGAGAGACTTATCAAAGATTCGATTCTTGGCAAACTCTGGTAACtggttcttgattcttgattctaaATCCAATCTCTATATCATAGATTTGTTTAGCGAGAAGACGATCAATCTTCCACCTCTAGAGTCGATCAAAGGTGACCAATATAATCTTGAGCGAGTCGGAGATAAAGAATTCAAGGAGGTAGGAATCAGAGAGGTCATtcaaaaatcgaaaaatttgAGAGGTCTTTTGTGGGTAGacgagaagaaggaagagtacGTTGTTGTTTGGTACTTCCACATTAGTCAAAAACATATGATTGAGTATATAGCCGTTTGCAAGAACGGTGAAGATCATTACCGTGAGATACTAACACGCTTGGGGTTACAACAAGTCATATATGATATGGTACTATTACCTTTTGGTGACAGTCTTTACGTCTCAACGACTAATGGTTACGTTCATAAACTTGATTTGTATGGACAAGAAGGTTTATTAGAGGATATATCATTTCTTCGGCCGCCATATCCTTCGAGTGATGATAAAACAGTACTTAGCAATAACATTGCTGTTACAGTATCAGGAGAAGTTTTATTGGTCCAGAGGATCTTTTACCAATTAAAAGGGCAAAACATCTTCCGTCTCTACAAAAAGGATCCTATACATAAAAGGATGCCGCTTGTTAAGGTTGATTCTCTAGGTGATGAGGCCATGCTTCTTGATTTGGGTATCACCGTGCCTGCTGATCGTAACCTTGGTATTGAACCAAACTCTATATATTTCACACGTCATGACCGTGCTTGTAAACGCGGATGGGGAACTTTACACCTGGACATATGTGTGTTCAACCTTGCAACCAAGAAAATCAAATGTTTCCCGTGGCCAAGTCTCTCCAAATTAAAGCTCAAGGATGCTCGATGGTTTCTCCCATCTTGA
- the LOC104772587 gene encoding F-box protein At5g25290-like — METPNSSHWSELPMDILTSVFELLSFVDLHRAKIVCLNWYSCSKQTLFRKKRHPWLILFPKNDVCSLYNPDEARVYKTKRDFSGIRFLANSGKWFLVLDSVSNLYIIDLFSEKRIDLPPLESIKRDHYSLERVGDNEFKEVVVFGFERPSIAIMNAKDLRGLLWVDDKKEEYVAAWYFNESYKIPIDYIGVCKNGEDHYRRIPTRLSYPAISDMVLQGGGGDSLYVSTSSQCMQKLDLSGQEGFKNDDTLMPFHPRDHVYERTVSYNIAVTTSSGEVLFVQRIFNETTRHRIFRLYKKDPNPDPDAIINHPNPLVEVYSLGNEALLLDLGITVPADHTLGIEPNSIYFTRHDRACKRVRKPSCLDICVFNLATKNLKRFPALFKLRLTDARWFLPS; from the coding sequence ATGGAGACTCCTAATTCTAGCCACTGGTCGGAGCTTCCTATGGACATATTAACATCTGTGTTCGAACTTCTAAGTTTTGTGGATTTACACCGCGCTAAGATTGTGTGTCTCAATTGGTATTCGTGTTCAAAACAAACGTTGTTCCGTAAAAAAAGACATCCATGGCTGATTCTGTTTCCAAAGAACGATGTTTGTAGTCTGTATAACCCGGATGAAGCTAGGGTTTACAAAACTAAACGAGACTTTTCAGGGATCCGATTCTTGGCAAATTCAGGCAAATGGTTTCTGGTGCTAGATTCTGTTTCAAATCTCtatatcattgatttgtttagCGAGAAGAGGATTGATCTTCCACCTCTAGAGTCGATAAAGAGGGATCACTATAGTCTTGAACGAGTCGGAGATAATGAATTCAAGGAGGTGGTAGTATTCGGATTCGAACGTCCCTCAATTGCCATCATGAATGCAAAAGATCTAAGAGGTCTTTTGTGGGTAGATGATAAGAAAGAAGAGTATGTTGCAGCGTGGTACTTCAACGAGAGTTACAAGATTCCGATTGATTATATAGGCGTTTGCAAGAACGGGGAAGATCATTACCGTAGGATTCCAACACGCTTGTCTTATCCAGCCATATCTGATATGGTACTCCagggtggtggtggtgatagtCTTTACGTTTCAACGAGTAGTCAATGTATGCAAAAACTGGATTTGTCTGGACAAGAAGGTTTCAAGAATGATGATACCCTTATGCCATTTCATCCGCGTGATCATGTTTATGAAAGAACAGTTAGCTATAACATTGCAGTTACAACATCATCAGGAGAGGTTTTGTTTGTCCAGAGAATCTTTAACGAAACAACAAGGCATAGGATCTTCCGTTTATACAAAAAGGATCCTAATCCAGACCCTGATGCTATTATCAACCACCCGAACCCGCTTGTTGAGGTATATTCTCTAGGTAATGAGGCACTGCTTCTTGATTTGGGCATCACCGTGCCTGCTGACCATACCCTTGGTATCGAACCAAACTCTATCTATTTCACTCGTCATGACCGTGCTTGTAAACGTGTCCGGAAACCTTCATGCCTTGATATCTGTGTGTTCAACCTTGCAACAAAGAACCTCAAACGCTTCCCCGCTCTCTTCAAGTTAAGGCTCACGGATGCTCGATGGTTTCTCCCCTCAtga
- the LOC109131203 gene encoding F-box protein At5g25290-like, translating to MKTPNFAFRSDLPMDILTSVFKRLSFVDLHRAKIVCLNWYSCSKQTLLCKKRHPWLILFPENDVCSLYNPDEGRVYKTKRDFSGIRFLENSGNWFLVLDSKSKLYIINLFSEKHIDLPPLESMKRDHYSLERVGDNEFKENDDTLMPFRPRDYVYETISYNIAVTTSGEVLLVEIYFYKTTMQRRFSLFKKDPNPDPDAILNNPNPLVEVYSLGDEALLLDLGITVPADHTLGIEPNSIYFTRHDRACKRGLEPSCLDICVFNLATKNLKRFPGLSNLWLTDARWFLPS from the exons ATGAAGACTCCTAATTTTGCCTTCCGGTCGGACCTCCCTATGGACATCTTGACATCTGTGTTCAAACgtttgagttttgttgatttacACCGCGCTAAGATTGTGTGTCTCAATTGGTATTCGTGTTCAAAACAAACGTTGCTCTGTAAAAAAAGACATCCATGGCTGATTCTGTTTCCAGAGAACGATGTTTGTAGTCTGTATAACCCGGATGAAGGTAgggtttacaaaacaaaaagagacttTTCAGGGATCAGATTCTTGGAAAACTCAGGTAACTGGTTCTTGGTTCTTGATTCCAAATCTAAGCTCTACATCATAAATTTGTTTAGCGAGAAACATATCGATCTTCCACCTTTAGAGTCGATGAAGAGGGATCACTATAGTCTTGAACGAGTCGGAGATAATGAATTCAAGGAG AATGATGATACCCTTATGCCATTTCGTCCGCGTGATTATGTTTATGAAACAATTAGCTATAACATTGCAGTTACAACATCAGGAGAGGTTTTGTTGGTTGAGATCTACTTTTACAAAACAACAATGCAGAGGAGGTTCAGTCTTTTCAAGAAGGATCCTAATCCAGACCCGGATGCTATTTTGAACAACCCGAACCCGCTTGTTGAGGTATATTCTCTAGGTGATGAGGCACTGCTTCTTGATTTGGGCATCACCGTGCCTGCTGACCATACCCTTGGCATCGAGCCAAACTCTATCTATTTTACCCGTCATGACCGTGCTTGTAAACGTGGCTTGGAACCTTCATGCCTTGACATATGTGTGTTCAACCTTGCAACAAAGAACCTCAAACGCTTCCCCGGTCTCTCCAACTTGTGGCTCACGGATGCTCGATGGTTTCTCCCGTCATGA